The Mycolicibacterium flavescens genome has a segment encoding these proteins:
- a CDS encoding Uncharacterized conserved protein, whose protein sequence is MDSKTTDDEIRFLARLGVAMAAANYPVTLIRQMLGRASAAYGVPNEVIVLPNTVQVVGPATGSGTIVKSAHLDRDVRFDQAFPLARLVSDAMRGAIDPAGGDTELDRILALRPRFRPWLTVLGYGVWSAGLGLVLEPTPLNLLGATALGLMVGIFAMVGQRFGVLAQLLPVVSAFSVAAVSIAVAEYLGLDHIGLRALIPPLAMFLPGAAITLAVIEVTARDAVSGSSRLVAGFAQLAQLAFGILIAAQLLGEDVSHLSAEPLNKLGPWAPWLGVAVYAVGVMLFLGPPTSFLPWLLVVSYAAFTAQYVGDLVLGSYASGFCGGVVLTVGALLLSRRRGAPPALTLILPGFWLLVPGSMGLIGIAELFGADGDSALGVTFISMISVALGLQAGLVLWQAFRRPGGWVLRRR, encoded by the coding sequence ATGGACAGCAAGACCACAGACGACGAAATCCGGTTCCTGGCCCGACTGGGTGTGGCCATGGCCGCGGCGAATTACCCGGTGACCTTGATCCGGCAGATGCTGGGCCGCGCCTCCGCCGCTTACGGCGTTCCCAACGAAGTGATCGTGCTACCCAACACCGTGCAGGTCGTCGGCCCGGCGACCGGCTCGGGAACGATCGTGAAGTCGGCCCATCTGGATCGCGATGTGCGTTTCGACCAAGCTTTCCCGTTGGCGCGCTTGGTTTCCGACGCCATGCGCGGCGCGATCGATCCCGCGGGGGGAGACACCGAACTTGACCGCATCCTGGCCTTGCGGCCCCGGTTCCGGCCGTGGTTGACCGTACTGGGATACGGAGTGTGGAGCGCCGGTCTGGGTCTGGTGCTCGAGCCCACGCCGCTGAACCTGCTCGGCGCCACCGCGCTCGGTCTGATGGTCGGGATTTTCGCCATGGTGGGGCAGCGCTTCGGTGTGCTCGCCCAGCTTCTGCCGGTTGTCAGCGCTTTCTCCGTGGCCGCGGTGAGTATCGCCGTCGCCGAGTACCTCGGGCTCGACCACATCGGGCTGCGCGCGCTGATCCCCCCGCTGGCGATGTTCCTGCCCGGCGCCGCGATCACTCTGGCGGTCATCGAGGTCACCGCCCGAGACGCGGTGTCGGGTTCCAGTCGGCTGGTGGCCGGGTTCGCGCAATTGGCCCAGTTGGCGTTCGGAATCCTCATCGCCGCCCAGCTGCTCGGCGAGGACGTATCGCATCTGAGCGCCGAGCCGTTGAACAAACTGGGGCCGTGGGCCCCCTGGCTGGGGGTCGCGGTCTACGCCGTCGGCGTCATGCTGTTTCTCGGGCCGCCGACGTCGTTTCTGCCGTGGCTGCTGGTGGTCTCCTACGCCGCCTTCACCGCTCAGTACGTCGGCGATTTGGTGCTGGGCAGCTACGCGAGCGGCTTTTGTGGCGGCGTGGTGCTGACCGTGGGTGCACTGCTGTTGAGCCGGCGCCGAGGAGCGCCGCCGGCGCTCACCCTGATTCTGCCGGGCTTCTGGCTCCTGGTCCCAGGCTCGATGGGTTTGATCGGAATCGCCGAATTGTTCGGCGCCGACGGTGACTCCGCGCTGGGCGTCACATTCATCTCGATGATCTCGGTCGCGCTCGGCCTGCAGGCCGGCCTGGTGTTGTGGCAAGCGTTCCGGCGCCCCGGCGGCTGGGTGTTGCGCAGGCGGTGA
- the polA_2 gene encoding DNA polymerase I: protein MKPHIHGPRPRATSVAAAVAAAVASMSAAVPRVRAVSPATTATGKKTASQPTDQKPTLMLLDGNSLAYRAFYALPAENFKTQGGLTTNAVYGFTAMLINLLRDEQPSHIAAAFDVSRQTFRVDKYPEYKAGRSSTPDEFRGQIDITKEVLGALGITVLAEPGFEADDIIATLATQAEQGGYRVLVVSGDRDSLQLVSDDVTVLYPRKGVSELTRFTPDAVLDKYGLTPQQYPDFAALRGDPSDNLPGIPGVGEKTATKWIAEFGSLQALVDNVDTVKGKVGDALRANLSSVVLNRELTDLVRDVPLPQTPDTLRMQPWDRDQIHRLFDDLEFRVLRDRLFDTLASADPEVDQGFDVRGGALEAGELAAWLAEHSSGKRFGMAVVGTHLAYDADATALAIVAADGDGRYIDTAALTDDDEAALASWLADPGPPKALHEAKLAMHDLEGRGWKLAGVTSDTALAAYLVRPGQRSFALDDLSLRYLKRELRAENPEQQQLSLLDDNDGVDDQAVQTVILRASAVMDLADALDEELARIDSLALLSNMELPVQRVLAEMETAGIAVDLEQLGQLQSEFADHIRDAAEAAYAVIGKQINLGSPKQLQVVLFDELEMPKTKRTKTGYTTDADALQSLFDKTGHPFLQHLLTHRDATRLKVTVDGLLNSVASDGRIHTTFNQTIAATGRLSSTEPNLQNIPIRTDAGRRIRDAFVVGKGYAELMTADYSQIEMRIMAHLSKDEGLIEAFRTGEDLHSFVASRAFSVPIDEVNAELRRRVKAMSYGLAYGLSAYGLAAQLKISTEEAKVQMEQYFDRFGGVRDYLRNVVDQARKDGYTSTVFGRRRYLPELDSSNRNVREAAERAALNAPIQGSAADIIKVAMINVDTALKEAGLKSRMLLQVHDELLFEVADGEREAVEALVREQMGNAYPLDVPLEVSVGYGRSWDAAAH, encoded by the coding sequence ATGAAACCGCACATCCACGGGCCACGTCCGCGGGCCACGTCGGTCGCCGCGGCGGTCGCCGCGGCGGTGGCCTCGATGTCGGCGGCGGTGCCTAGAGTTAGGGCCGTGAGCCCTGCCACCACCGCCACCGGCAAGAAGACGGCGTCCCAGCCGACGGACCAGAAGCCGACATTGATGTTGCTCGACGGCAATTCCCTGGCATACCGGGCGTTCTACGCACTGCCCGCCGAGAACTTCAAGACCCAGGGCGGGCTCACCACCAACGCGGTGTACGGCTTCACCGCCATGTTGATCAACCTGCTGCGCGACGAGCAGCCCAGCCACATCGCCGCCGCGTTCGACGTGTCGCGCCAGACGTTTCGCGTGGACAAGTACCCCGAGTACAAGGCCGGCCGCTCGTCGACGCCCGATGAGTTCCGCGGCCAGATCGACATCACCAAGGAGGTGCTCGGCGCGCTGGGCATCACCGTGCTCGCCGAACCGGGCTTCGAGGCCGACGACATCATCGCCACCCTGGCCACGCAGGCCGAGCAGGGCGGTTACCGGGTGCTGGTGGTCTCCGGAGACCGCGACTCGCTGCAGTTGGTCAGCGATGACGTCACAGTGCTGTACCCCCGCAAGGGCGTCAGCGAGCTCACCCGGTTCACCCCGGACGCGGTGCTGGACAAGTACGGCTTGACCCCGCAGCAGTACCCGGACTTCGCGGCGCTGCGCGGCGACCCCAGCGACAACCTGCCCGGCATCCCCGGCGTCGGTGAGAAGACGGCGACCAAGTGGATCGCGGAGTTCGGTTCGCTGCAGGCGTTGGTCGACAACGTCGACACCGTCAAGGGAAAGGTCGGCGACGCGTTACGGGCCAACCTGTCCAGCGTCGTGCTCAACCGGGAACTGACCGATCTGGTCAGGGACGTCCCGCTGCCGCAGACCCCCGACACCCTGCGCATGCAGCCGTGGGACCGCGACCAGATCCACCGGCTGTTCGACGACCTGGAGTTCCGCGTTCTGCGCGATCGGCTGTTCGACACCCTGGCCTCGGCCGATCCCGAGGTCGACCAGGGCTTCGACGTGCGCGGCGGGGCGCTGGAAGCGGGCGAGCTGGCCGCGTGGCTGGCCGAGCACAGCTCGGGCAAGCGGTTCGGCATGGCGGTCGTCGGCACGCACCTGGCCTACGACGCGGACGCGACCGCGCTCGCGATCGTCGCCGCCGACGGCGACGGGCGCTACATCGACACCGCCGCGCTGACCGACGACGACGAGGCCGCCCTCGCGTCGTGGCTGGCCGACCCTGGACCGCCCAAAGCGCTGCACGAGGCCAAACTGGCGATGCACGACCTCGAAGGCAGAGGCTGGAAGCTCGCCGGCGTCACGTCGGACACCGCGCTCGCCGCGTACCTGGTCCGGCCAGGCCAGCGAAGCTTCGCGCTCGACGACCTCTCGTTACGTTACCTCAAGCGCGAGCTACGCGCCGAAAACCCAGAGCAACAACAACTTTCGCTGCTCGACGACAATGACGGCGTCGATGACCAGGCCGTGCAGACCGTGATCCTGCGGGCCAGCGCGGTGATGGACCTCGCCGACGCGCTCGACGAGGAACTCGCCCGCATCGACTCGCTGGCTCTGCTCAGCAACATGGAGTTGCCGGTGCAGCGGGTGCTGGCCGAGATGGAGACCGCGGGCATCGCGGTGGACCTCGAGCAACTGGGGCAGCTACAGAGCGAGTTCGCCGACCACATCCGCGACGCGGCCGAGGCTGCCTACGCGGTGATCGGCAAGCAGATCAACCTCGGCTCGCCGAAACAGCTGCAAGTGGTGCTGTTCGACGAACTCGAGATGCCCAAGACCAAGCGCACGAAGACCGGGTACACCACCGACGCGGACGCGCTGCAATCCCTGTTCGACAAGACCGGCCACCCGTTCCTGCAACATCTGCTGACCCACCGCGATGCGACGCGACTGAAGGTCACTGTCGACGGACTGCTCAATTCGGTGGCGTCCGACGGACGCATTCACACCACCTTCAACCAGACCATCGCGGCGACCGGGCGGTTGTCGTCGACTGAGCCGAATCTGCAGAACATCCCGATCCGCACCGACGCCGGCCGCCGGATCCGCGACGCCTTCGTGGTGGGCAAGGGTTATGCGGAGCTGATGACCGCTGACTACAGCCAGATCGAGATGCGCATCATGGCCCACCTGTCCAAGGATGAGGGCCTGATCGAGGCTTTCCGCACTGGAGAGGACCTCCACTCCTTCGTTGCATCACGGGCGTTCTCGGTGCCGATCGACGAGGTCAACGCCGAACTCCGGCGCCGGGTCAAGGCGATGTCGTACGGGCTGGCCTACGGCCTGAGCGCCTACGGGCTGGCCGCCCAGCTCAAGATCTCCACCGAAGAAGCCAAGGTCCAGATGGAACAGTACTTCGACCGCTTCGGCGGGGTGCGCGACTACCTGCGCAACGTGGTGGACCAGGCGCGCAAGGACGGCTACACGTCGACGGTGTTCGGCAGGCGGCGTTACCTGCCGGAATTGGACAGCAGCAACCGCAACGTGCGCGAGGCCGCCGAGCGTGCCGCGCTCAACGCGCCGATCCAGGGCAGCGCCGCCGACATCATCAAGGTGGCGATGATCAACGTCGACACGGCGCTCAAAGAGGCGGGGCTGAAGTCGCGGATGCTGCTGCAGGTGCACGATGAGCTGCTGTTCGAGGTCGCCGACGGGGAGCGCGAGGCGGTCGAGGCGCTGGTCCGCGAGCAGATGGGCAACGCCTACCCGCTGGACGTGCCGCTGGAGGTCAGCGTCGGTTACGGGCGCAGCTGGGACGCCGCAGCCCACTAG
- a CDS encoding putative nucleic-acid-binding protein containing a Zn-ribbon, with translation MSASTQPAIDGWFATDGSGAPYLIGGKCHQCGTYVFPPRANNCPNPACDGDELAQVPLSRRGTLWSYTENRYAPPPPYPSPDPFEPFAVAAVQLADEGLIVLGKVVDGTLAADLKVGMEMELTTMPLFVDDDGVERVVYAWRPAS, from the coding sequence GTGTCAGCTTCCACTCAGCCCGCGATCGACGGTTGGTTCGCCACCGACGGGTCCGGAGCGCCCTATCTGATCGGCGGCAAGTGCCACCAGTGCGGCACGTATGTGTTTCCGCCCCGCGCCAACAACTGTCCCAATCCCGCATGCGACGGTGACGAGTTGGCGCAGGTGCCGCTGTCGCGGCGCGGAACTCTGTGGAGCTACACCGAGAACCGTTACGCTCCCCCACCGCCGTACCCGTCGCCGGATCCGTTCGAGCCCTTCGCCGTTGCCGCGGTGCAGCTCGCCGACGAGGGTCTGATCGTGCTCGGCAAGGTCGTCGACGGAACGTTGGCCGCCGACCTGAAGGTCGGTATGGAGATGGAGCTGACCACGATGCCGCTGTTCGTCGACGACGACGGCGTCGAACGCGTCGTCTACGCATGGAGGCCTGCGTCATGA
- a CDS encoding acetyl-CoA acetyltransferase, with translation MSPEPLYILGAGMHPWGKWGRDFTEYGVVAARAALAEAGLDWRQIQLVAGADTIRNGYPGFVAGSTFAQKLGWNGVPVSSSYAACASGSQALQSARAHILAGFCDVALVIGADTTPKGFFAPVGGERKNDPDWQRFHLIGATNTVYFALLARRRMDLYGATLEDFAAVKVKNAKHGLDNPNARYRKEATIDDVLASPVVSDPLRLLDICATSDGAAALVVASKSFAEKHLGSVDGVPSVRAVSTVTPQYPQHLPELPDIATDSTAVVDAPERVFKDQILDAAYAEAGIGPEDLSLAEVYDLSTALELDWYEHLGLCPRGEAEQLLRSGATAIGGKIPVNPSGGLACFGEAIPAQAIAQVCELTWQLKGQATGRQVEGATVGVTANQGLFGHGSSVIVAR, from the coding sequence ATGAGTCCCGAACCGTTGTACATCCTCGGCGCCGGCATGCACCCGTGGGGCAAATGGGGGCGCGACTTCACCGAGTACGGCGTCGTGGCCGCGCGGGCCGCACTGGCCGAGGCGGGCCTGGACTGGCGGCAGATTCAGCTCGTCGCGGGAGCGGACACGATCCGCAACGGCTACCCCGGATTCGTGGCCGGCTCGACGTTCGCCCAGAAGCTCGGCTGGAACGGTGTGCCCGTGTCGTCGAGTTACGCCGCGTGCGCCAGCGGTTCTCAGGCCCTGCAGAGTGCCCGCGCCCATATCCTCGCCGGATTCTGCGATGTGGCGCTCGTGATCGGCGCCGACACCACCCCGAAGGGCTTTTTCGCCCCGGTCGGCGGTGAGCGTAAGAACGACCCCGACTGGCAGCGCTTCCACCTGATCGGCGCCACCAACACCGTCTACTTCGCCCTGCTGGCGCGCCGGCGCATGGACCTCTACGGAGCCACGCTGGAGGACTTCGCCGCGGTGAAGGTGAAGAACGCCAAGCACGGGTTGGACAACCCGAACGCGCGCTACCGCAAGGAAGCCACGATCGACGACGTACTAGCCAGCCCGGTGGTCTCCGATCCCCTACGGCTGCTTGACATCTGCGCGACGTCGGACGGCGCGGCCGCGCTGGTGGTGGCGAGCAAGTCGTTCGCCGAGAAGCATCTGGGTTCGGTCGACGGCGTTCCGTCGGTGCGCGCCGTCAGCACGGTGACACCGCAGTACCCGCAGCATCTGCCCGAATTGCCGGATATCGCAACGGATTCCACCGCGGTGGTGGATGCGCCCGAGCGGGTCTTCAAGGACCAGATTCTCGATGCGGCCTACGCCGAAGCCGGCATCGGGCCGGAGGACTTGAGCCTCGCCGAGGTGTATGACCTGTCCACCGCGCTCGAACTCGACTGGTACGAGCACCTGGGCCTGTGCCCGAGGGGCGAGGCCGAGCAACTGCTGCGCAGCGGTGCGACGGCGATCGGCGGGAAGATCCCGGTCAACCCGTCCGGCGGCCTGGCGTGCTTCGGCGAAGCCATTCCGGCGCAGGCCATTGCGCAGGTGTGCGAGCTGACCTGGCAACTGAAGGGACAGGCGACCGGCCGCCAGGTCGAAGGCGCCACGGTCGGTGTCACCGCCAACCAGGGCCTGTTCGGGCACGGCTCGTCCGTGATTGTTGCTCGCTAG
- a CDS encoding conserved hypothetical integral membrane protein TIGR02206, producing the protein MLLARQFEPYGPSYWGAITVFMVGASVLVWAGRRQTDAQAQRWGRALGGLTALIYAAILVYNLVPPTLAGSVPLQLTDLATVVAAYALWSQRQWAYALTYYWGLVLSVQALISPVLRGPDFPHYRFLAFYAIHLLVVWAAIYLTWGRGLRPDWRDYRLAVAVTSGWAVVTVVFNRIADTNYGFTNHKPETASALDILGPWPVYIVSTAALVFAVWALMTWPWVRRR; encoded by the coding sequence TTGTTGCTCGCTAGGCAGTTCGAACCGTACGGCCCCTCCTACTGGGGCGCCATCACCGTGTTCATGGTCGGCGCCTCCGTGCTGGTGTGGGCGGGTCGCCGGCAGACGGACGCGCAGGCGCAGCGGTGGGGCCGTGCGCTCGGCGGGCTGACCGCGCTGATCTACGCTGCGATCCTGGTCTACAACCTGGTGCCGCCGACCCTGGCCGGTTCGGTGCCGCTTCAGCTCACCGACCTGGCGACCGTCGTCGCGGCCTACGCGCTGTGGTCCCAGCGGCAGTGGGCGTATGCGCTCACCTACTACTGGGGTCTGGTGCTGAGCGTGCAAGCGTTGATCTCACCGGTGTTGCGGGGCCCCGACTTTCCGCACTACCGCTTCCTGGCGTTCTATGCGATCCACCTGCTCGTGGTGTGGGCGGCGATCTATCTGACGTGGGGCCGCGGCTTGCGGCCCGACTGGCGCGACTACCGACTGGCGGTGGCGGTCACCAGCGGGTGGGCGGTGGTGACCGTCGTGTTCAACAGGATCGCCGACACCAATTACGGCTTCACGAACCACAAACCGGAGACCGCGTCGGCGTTGGACATCCTCGGGCCATGGCCGGTCTACATCGTGAGTACTGCGGCCCTGGTCTTCGCCGTGTGGGCGTTGATGACATGGCCCTGGGTGCGACGGCGATGA
- a CDS encoding PE-PGRS family protein encodes MALGATAMIVVVRVKPGSAKGPLVEVDDAGELTVYVRERAVEGKATRAVTKLLAAHLGVAPSRLKLVSGAAARIKRFEVS; translated from the coding sequence ATGGCCCTGGGTGCGACGGCGATGATCGTCGTCGTCCGGGTCAAGCCCGGCAGCGCGAAAGGCCCGCTGGTGGAGGTCGACGACGCCGGCGAGCTGACGGTCTACGTTCGGGAGCGAGCCGTCGAGGGCAAGGCCACCAGGGCCGTCACCAAACTGCTCGCCGCGCACCTGGGTGTCGCGCCAAGCCGGCTCAAGCTGGTATCGGGCGCCGCGGCGCGGATCAAGCGCTTCGAGGTCAGCTGA
- the livF_1 gene encoding branched-chain amino acid ABC transporter ATPase: MTASNEGPTEQAPERPVILELRDIVVQYGRIRALHGISLKVHEGELVTLLGSNGAGKTTTMRAISGLLPLTSGSIWFEGQDISKVKAHQRVIQGLVQAPEGRGVFPGMTVVENLEMGCYGRKFPSRSEHRQRLDWILETFPRLAERRSQVGGTLSGGEQQMLAIGRALMARPRVLLLDEPSMGLAPMVISQIFRIIAEINEQGTTVLLVEQNAQQALSRSDRAYILETGEVTRTGHARELLNDDSIRAAYLGVA; this comes from the coding sequence ATGACAGCCTCGAATGAAGGGCCGACTGAGCAGGCCCCCGAACGGCCCGTCATCCTCGAGCTGCGCGACATCGTCGTGCAGTACGGCAGAATCCGTGCACTGCACGGTATCTCGCTGAAGGTCCACGAGGGTGAACTCGTCACGCTACTTGGCTCCAACGGCGCCGGTAAGACGACCACCATGCGTGCGATCTCGGGGCTCCTGCCCCTGACGTCGGGCTCGATATGGTTCGAGGGTCAGGACATCAGCAAGGTCAAGGCCCATCAACGCGTGATCCAGGGGCTGGTGCAGGCGCCAGAGGGGCGGGGGGTGTTCCCGGGGATGACGGTCGTGGAAAACCTCGAAATGGGTTGTTACGGCCGTAAATTCCCCTCCCGCTCTGAGCACAGGCAACGACTGGACTGGATCCTGGAGACGTTTCCTCGGTTGGCCGAACGCCGCAGCCAGGTCGGCGGGACGCTGTCGGGTGGCGAGCAGCAGATGCTCGCGATCGGCCGGGCGCTGATGGCCAGGCCGCGGGTGTTGCTGCTCGACGAGCCGTCCATGGGCCTGGCGCCGATGGTGATCTCGCAGATCTTCAGGATCATCGCGGAGATCAACGAACAGGGCACCACGGTGCTGCTGGTGGAGCAGAACGCGCAGCAGGCGCTGAGCCGGTCGGACCGCGCCTACATCCTCGAGACCGGTGAGGTCACACGCACCGGGCATGCCCGGGAGTTGTTGAACGACGACAGCATTCGCGCCGCCTACCTCGGTGTCGCTTGA
- the lptB_1 gene encoding branched-chain amino acid ABC transporter ATPase yields MTIEELAGVHREIQAAEGEILLRTTDLTMKFGGLTALDSVSFDIRRGEILGMIGPNGAGKTTCFNAITGVYRPTSGTVTFDGAPLGRIKRHQITRRGIARTFQNIRLWGEMTALENVMVGTDARHFTSVPGALVRSPRHRREERSAIERSSALLHFVGIANRGEEKAKNLSYGDQRRLEIARALATEPKLLCLDEPAAGFNPREKAALIELIQKIRDDGYTVLLIEHDMRLVMGVTDRIVVLEFGRKIADGLPSDIREDPKVIAAYLGVPDDSLE; encoded by the coding sequence ATGACCATCGAAGAGTTGGCGGGTGTACACCGCGAGATCCAGGCCGCAGAGGGTGAAATCCTGTTGCGGACAACCGATCTCACGATGAAGTTCGGCGGGCTGACGGCGCTGGACTCGGTGTCCTTCGACATCCGCCGCGGTGAGATTCTCGGCATGATCGGGCCGAACGGGGCAGGCAAGACCACGTGCTTCAACGCGATCACCGGCGTGTACCGACCCACGTCGGGCACCGTCACGTTCGACGGCGCGCCGCTGGGCCGGATCAAACGCCACCAGATCACCCGCCGCGGTATCGCCCGCACCTTCCAGAACATCCGATTGTGGGGCGAGATGACGGCCCTGGAGAACGTCATGGTCGGCACCGACGCCAGGCACTTCACCTCGGTGCCGGGTGCGCTGGTCCGCTCCCCGCGCCACCGCCGCGAGGAGCGGTCGGCCATCGAGAGGTCCTCGGCGCTACTGCATTTCGTCGGGATTGCGAACCGCGGCGAGGAGAAGGCGAAGAACCTGTCGTACGGCGATCAGCGCCGGCTGGAGATCGCCCGGGCGCTGGCCACCGAACCCAAACTGCTGTGTCTGGACGAACCGGCCGCAGGGTTCAACCCGCGCGAGAAGGCCGCCTTGATCGAACTGATCCAGAAGATCCGCGACGACGGCTACACGGTGCTGCTGATCGAACACGATATGAGGCTGGTGATGGGCGTGACCGATCGCATCGTGGTGCTGGAGTTCGGGCGCAAGATCGCCGACGGCCTGCCTTCCGACATCCGCGAGGACCCGAAGGTCATCGCAGCCTATCTGGGGGTGCCCGATGACAGCCTCGAATGA
- a CDS encoding branched-chain amino acid ABC transporter permease, translating to MRASEKVLAPGDALRRWWDGLSRVQKWGFGLIAFGLLALLPLFPPPFLNTPNISFGGTMAQFAMVAIIAIGLNVVVGQAGLLDLGYVGFYAVGAYTVALLTSPNSPWNKMGATGWFNEDWAWLACVPLAMAITALTGLILGTPTLRLRGDYLAIVTLGFGEIIRLLADNLSEVTNGPRGLNEVAYPRVGASERVPDGVFSSGNSAGDANYGTWWFWLGIVLMIGILVLVGNLERSRVGRAWIAVREDEDAAEVMGVNTFRFKLWAFVIGAAIGGLSGALYAGQVQFVAPPTFNIINSMLFLCAVVLGGQGNKLGVVVGAFIIVYLPNRLLGVEFLGINLGDLKYLFFGLALVVLMIFRPQGLFPARAQLLAYGKAARDLLRSPEKESAR from the coding sequence ATGAGGGCCAGCGAGAAGGTCTTGGCACCCGGCGACGCACTGCGTCGTTGGTGGGACGGGCTTTCCCGCGTGCAGAAGTGGGGCTTCGGGTTAATCGCCTTCGGCCTGCTCGCGCTGCTGCCGCTGTTTCCGCCGCCCTTCCTGAACACGCCGAACATCAGCTTCGGCGGCACCATGGCGCAATTCGCGATGGTCGCGATCATCGCGATCGGCCTCAACGTCGTGGTCGGCCAGGCCGGTCTGCTCGACCTCGGCTACGTCGGGTTCTACGCCGTGGGCGCGTACACCGTTGCGCTGCTGACCAGTCCGAACAGTCCGTGGAACAAGATGGGCGCCACGGGGTGGTTCAACGAGGACTGGGCGTGGCTGGCGTGTGTACCGCTGGCGATGGCGATCACCGCGCTGACGGGTTTGATCCTGGGAACGCCGACGCTGAGGTTGCGCGGCGACTACCTGGCGATCGTCACACTGGGGTTCGGCGAGATCATTCGCCTGCTGGCCGACAACCTCTCGGAGGTGACCAACGGGCCGCGCGGCCTCAACGAGGTCGCCTACCCGCGAGTCGGGGCGAGCGAACGCGTGCCCGACGGCGTCTTCTCGAGCGGCAACTCCGCGGGCGACGCCAACTACGGGACGTGGTGGTTCTGGTTGGGCATCGTGCTGATGATCGGGATCCTGGTCCTGGTGGGCAACCTCGAACGCAGCCGCGTGGGACGTGCCTGGATCGCGGTCCGCGAGGACGAGGACGCCGCCGAAGTGATGGGCGTCAACACGTTCCGGTTCAAGCTGTGGGCCTTCGTCATCGGCGCGGCGATCGGTGGGCTGTCGGGCGCGCTGTACGCCGGTCAGGTGCAGTTCGTGGCCCCACCGACGTTCAACATCATCAACTCGATGCTGTTCCTGTGCGCGGTGGTGCTCGGCGGGCAGGGCAACAAGCTCGGCGTGGTGGTCGGCGCGTTCATCATCGTCTACCTGCCGAACCGGTTGCTGGGGGTGGAGTTTCTCGGCATCAACCTCGGTGACCTGAAGTACCTGTTCTTCGGGCTGGCGCTGGTGGTGTTGATGATATTCCGGCCGCAGGGTCTGTTTCCGGCGCGAGCGCAATTGCTGGCCTACGGCAAGGCCGCCCGCGACCTGCTGCGCTCGCCGGAGAAGGAGTCGGCGCGATGA
- the livH_1 gene encoding inner-membrane translocator: MTGIPPECVDQYTCLAANISFNLDGLRDGFWQLTIDGLSWGAIYALVAVGYTLVYGVLKLINFAHSEVFMFGMFGAYFCLDMILGFTPSGNTYNRGIALTVLYLGIAMLFAMAVSGATAVGLEAVAYRPLRRRKADRLSFLITAIGMSFVLQEFVHFILPKIIDGYGGSNAQQPIRLVAPETQFTVFGSAVSNITLIIVGAALVLALMTDLTINRTRFGRGIRAVAQDPDTATLMGVSRERIIMTTFLIGGLLAGAAALLYTLKVPQGIIYSGGFLLGIKAFSAAVLGGIGNLRGALLGGLLLGIMENYGQAVFGTQWRDVVAFVLLVLVLFFRPTGILGESLGKARA; encoded by the coding sequence ATGACCGGGATCCCACCCGAGTGCGTCGACCAGTACACCTGCTTGGCCGCCAACATCAGCTTCAACCTCGACGGGTTGCGAGACGGCTTCTGGCAGTTGACGATCGACGGACTGTCGTGGGGCGCCATCTACGCGCTGGTGGCCGTCGGCTACACGTTGGTCTACGGCGTGCTGAAGCTGATCAACTTCGCGCATTCGGAAGTGTTCATGTTCGGCATGTTCGGCGCGTACTTCTGCCTCGACATGATCCTGGGTTTCACACCGAGCGGTAACACCTACAACAGGGGCATCGCCCTGACGGTGCTGTATCTCGGTATCGCCATGCTGTTCGCGATGGCGGTGTCCGGTGCCACCGCGGTCGGCCTGGAGGCGGTGGCCTACCGACCGCTGCGACGACGCAAGGCCGACCGACTGTCGTTTCTCATCACCGCGATCGGCATGTCGTTCGTGCTGCAGGAGTTCGTGCACTTCATCCTGCCCAAGATCATCGACGGGTACGGCGGATCCAATGCCCAACAACCGATCCGGCTCGTCGCACCCGAAACCCAGTTCACGGTGTTCGGTTCCGCGGTCTCCAACATCACGCTGATCATCGTCGGCGCGGCGCTGGTTCTCGCCCTGATGACCGATCTGACCATCAACCGGACCAGGTTCGGGCGCGGGATCCGGGCGGTCGCCCAGGACCCGGACACCGCGACCCTGATGGGCGTCTCGCGCGAACGCATCATCATGACGACGTTTTTGATCGGCGGCCTGCTGGCCGGGGCGGCCGCGCTGCTGTACACGCTGAAGGTGCCGCAGGGCATCATCTACTCCGGCGGCTTCCTGCTCGGCATCAAGGCGTTCTCGGCCGCGGTCCTCGGCGGCATCGGCAACCTGCGCGGCGCCCTGCTGGGCGGGCTGCTGCTCGGCATCATGGAGAACTACGGGCAGGCCGTGTTCGGGACCCAGTGGCGTGACGTCGTCGCCTTCGTGCTGCTGGTTCTCGTTCTGTTCTTCAGGCCGACGGGGATACTCGGCGAAAGCCTCGGGAAGGCGCGAGCATGA